Below is a window of bacterium DNA.
CGCGGGACCGCGCACGGTCGTCCTCGGCAGCACGGGCTGCATGTACGTCGCAAACACGACCTACTACAGCACGCCCTGGGTCGTGCCGTGGATGCACACGCAGCTCGGCTCGTCCGGCTCCGCGGCGGTCGGCACCGCGGCCGGCTACACCGCGCTGATGCGCAAGGGCCGGATCAAGAAGGAGCCGATCAACATCATCTCGTTCTGCGGCGACGGCGGCGGGGCGGACATGGGGCTGTCCGCGATCTCCGCGGCGCTGCAGCACGTCGACTACAATCACCTGATTCTCCTGTACGACAACGAGTCGTACGCCAACACCGACATTCAGGCCTCCGGCAGCACCCCGTACGGCGCGCACACGACGTTCTCGCCGCCCGGCAAGGCAAAGCGGATTCTCCACAAGCGCTGGAAGAAGAACATGGCCGCGATGCTGGCGGCGGGGCATCCCGAGTGTAAGTACGTCGGCACGGTCGACGCGTCGTACGCCGTCGACTTCATGAACCGTATCCGCAAGGCGCTCAGCATCGGCGGGCCC
It encodes the following:
- a CDS encoding thiamine pyrophosphate-dependent enzyme, encoding MDSPELTAMPIPVLEPIKGVKRAPLEEYFTSGHRTCQGCESALVMKLMVKAAGPRTVVLGSTGCMYVANTTYYSTPWVVPWMHTQLGSSGSAAVGTAAGYTALMRKGRIKKEPINIISFCGDGGGADMGLSAISAALQHVDYNHLILLYDNESYANTDIQASGSTPYGAHTTFSPPGKAKRILHKRWKKNMAAMLAAGHPECKYVGTVDASYAVDFMNRIRKALSIGGPTFIHSLDPCPKGWDYDPMLSHELGELAVLSGVWPLFEVENHVLKLYGKSKAIVEGRQKRLPVRDYLLKQGRFAHFTEDDLDYFQAKIDDMWTKWLVPGVLPFATEVLNDKPPA